The following are encoded together in the Oreochromis aureus strain Israel breed Guangdong linkage group 18, ZZ_aureus, whole genome shotgun sequence genome:
- the LOC116335038 gene encoding chemokine XC receptor 1-like: MTNNFTMSDHGLSDAAYLCDTDFPTFTGPFFILIFIISVIGNSLLLCVLFIYEGLKSITNIFILNLVCSDLIFTITLPFWAVDHLHHWVFGDLVCKFLTAAFFVGLYSSVILLTAMTVDRFTLVVLHNWPSNQVIRKRCGVGACIAAWVISISASLGDAIKVKAVNWDNVTYCENGSDDKLGHYLQVSLLFFLPFAIIIFCYSAILMKVLQVLNRKKHRTVAVLLCIVAAFFICWGPYHIMLLINSLNTNKGCKVQKQLAVAYHICEMLAYSHCCMNPLLCMLSQKMRKHLLNLLRCEKLCRKKRERHTGQNTSVTHNVAFTTASSAVQLELHPLNIHS, from the coding sequence ATGACAAACAACTTCACAATGAGTGACCATGGACTGAGTGATGCTGCATATCTTTGTGATACTGACTTTCCAACTTTTACTGGCCCTTTCTTCATCTTGATCTTTATCATCAGTGTCATAGGCAACAGTCTCCTCTTATGTGTTCTCTTCATCTACGAGGGCCTGAAAAGTATCACGAATATTTTCATCCTGAACCTGGTCTGCTCTGATTTGATCTTCACCATCACACTTCCATTCTGGGCCGTTGATCATTTACACCACTGGGTCTTTGGGGACCTTGTCTGCAAATTCCTGACTGCTGCATTCTTTGTTGGTTTGTACAGCAGTGTCATTCTGCTGACTGCCATGACAGTAGATCGTTTCACTCTCGTGGTGCTGCACAACTGGCCGAGCAACCAAGTTATAAGGAAGAGGTGTGGAGTTGGTGCCTGTATAGCTGCCTGGGTCATCAGCATCTCGGCATCCCTGGGTGATGCTATTAAAGTAAAAGCCGTAAACTGGGATAATGTTACCTATTGTGAGAATGGATCTGATGACAAGCTTGGACATTATCTCCAAGTGTCACTGCTATTCTTCCTCCCATTTGCCATCATTATTTTCTGCTATTCTGCCAtcctaatgaaagttttacaagttttaaacagaaagaagcACAGAACTGTTGCTGTGCTGTTGTGTATTGTTGCAGCCTTTTTCATTTGCTGGGGGCCATACCATATTATGCTTTTAATCAATTCTCTCAATACAAACAAAGGTTGTAAGGTACAGAAACAGTTAGCAGTTGCCTACCATATTTGTGAAATGCTTGCCTATTCTCACTGTTGTATGAACCCTCTGCTATGTATGCTCTCACAGAAGATGCGAAAGCATCTGTTGAATCTTTTACGCTGTGAAAAACTGTgcaggaagaaaagagagagacacaccGGCCAGAACACTTCTGTTACTCATAATGTAGCTTTCACAACTGCGAGTTCTGCTGTTCAGTTGGAACTGCATCCATTAAACATACACAGTTGA
- the LOC116335037 gene encoding chemokine XC receptor 1-like isoform X1, protein MECKHTKVDTMDSVDTTTTSLDSTSYSYDYDYDELCNKTGVIQFGAIFTPVFFSIVVILSIFGNILVLVVLVKFENLKSLTNTFILNLAVSDLFFTASLPFWAYYNMHGWTLGEHACKIVNFIFCLGFYSSGILLILMTAHRYIAVINPLSDIVSTTGYYSIVASAIIWVVSILVSSLAFAASKVAESKYCVYADSFWSLWGIYQQNVLFIITSVVFMLCCTHIMCRLLHPVQRRRNKTLKLIFILMVVFLVGWVPYNVVIFLQSFSYWPRESDSLEDDCQYSKNLDYALEITRLFAFLQCCLNPVIVGVKVKSHLKNLLKISGPPNNNNNSFHSRQNQLTVTSLTNAEELSEVL, encoded by the exons ATGGAGTGCAAGCACACG AAAGTGGATACAATGGATTCCGTAGATACTACCACCACCAGCCTTGACTCAACCTCGTACAGCTATGATTATGACTACGATGAACTCTGCAACAAAACAGGTGTCATCCAATTTGGAGCGATCTTCACTCCAGTGTTTTTCTCCATTGTGGTGATCCTCAGCATCTTTGGCAACATCCTGGTCCTCGTGGTGCTGGTCAAGTTTGAGAATTTGAAATCCCTCACCAACACCTTCATCCTGAATCTGGCTGTATCAGATCTcttcttcacagcttctctgcCCTTCTGGGCTTACTACAACATGCACGGATGGACCTTAGGGGAGCATGCATGCAAAATAGTGAACTTTATCTTCTGCCTTGGATTCTACAGCAGCGGTATCCTCCTCATCCTGATGACTGCTCACCGCTATATAGCTGTTATAAATCCTCTGTCTGACATTGTTTCCACCACAGGCTATTACAGTATTGTAGCATCTGCGATCATTTGGGTAGTTAGCATCCTGGTTTCCAGTCTAGCCTTCGCTGCCAGCAAAGTTGCAGAGTCAAAGTACTGTGTATATGCAGATTCTTTTTGGAGCTTGTGGGGAATCTACCAGCAAAACGTCCTCTTTATAATTACCTCAGTGGTATTCATGTTGTGCTGCACTCATATTATGTGCAGGTTGCTTCATCCTGTGCAAAGAAGACGAAACAAAACTTTGAAACTAATTTTTATTCTCATGGTTGTTTTCCTTGTTGGATGGGTACCTTACAATGTAGTGATATTTCTGCAGTCATTTTCCTACTGGCCGAGAGAAAGTGACTCATTAGAGGACGATTGTCAATATAGCAAAAACCTGGATTATGCGCTTGAGATTACTCGACTTTTTGCCTTTTTGCAATGCTGCCTTAACCCTGTGATTGTGGGGGTTAAAGTCAAAAGCCACCTAAAAAATCTCCTAAAGATTTCAGGCcccccaaacaacaacaacaacagctttcACAGTAGGCAAAACCAGCTCACAGTGACATCGTTAACAAATGCTGAAGAGCTGTCAGAGGTGCTGTGA
- the LOC116335037 gene encoding chemokine XC receptor 1-like isoform X3 produces MANTFTINDEVSDEAAYLCETDFPISAGTLFILIFIISVIGNGLLLCVLFIYEKLTRVTNIFILNLTCSDLIFTITLPFWAVDHLHHWVFGDFVCKFMTAAFFVGLYSSVILLTAMTVDRFIKVVLHKWPSNHARKKYAVGACISAWVISISASLSDAMKVKVVKWDGFEYCEDGSDEKLGRYLQVSLLFFLPFAIIIFCYSAILKTVLQGLKKKKHTTVALLLCIVAAFFISWGPYHIMLLINSLYTPKGCKAQGCLSIIYHISEMLAYSHCCMNPLLYMISQDSQKHLFNLLCCEKLCRKNREKDTSQKTFVIQNVAFTAESSVVKSN; encoded by the coding sequence ATGGCAAACACCTTCACAATCAATGACGAAGTGAGTGATGAGGCTGCCTATCTTTGTGAGACTGACTTTCCAATTTCAGCTGGGACACTCTTCATCTTGATCTTCATCATCAGTGTCATAGGCAACGGCCTCCTCTTATGTGTTCTTTTCATCTACGAGAAACTGACAAGAGTCACAAATATTTTCATCCTAAACCTGACCTGCTCTGATTTGATCTTCACCATCACACTTCCATTCTGGGCCGTTGATCATTTACACCACTGGGTCTTTGGGGACTTTGTCTGCAAATTTATGACTGCTGCATTCTTTGTTGGTTTGTACAGCAGTGTCATTCTGCTGACTGCCATGACAGTGGATCGTTTTATTAAAGTGGTGCTGCACAAGTGGCCGAGCAACCATGCTAGAAAGAAGTATGCAGTCGGTGCTTGTATATCTGCCTGGGTCATCAGCATCTCAGCATCCCTGAGTGATGCTATGAAAGTAAAGGTGGTAAAGTGGGATGGTTTTGAATATTGTGAGGATGGATCTGATGAAAAGCTTGGACGTTATCTCCAAGTGTCACTGCTATTCTTCCTCCCATTTGCAATCATTATTTTTTGCTATTCTGCCATCCTCAAGACAGTTTTACAaggtttaaagaaaaagaagcacacgACTGTAGCTTTGCTGTTGTGTATTGTTGCAGCCTTCTTCATTTCCTGGGGGCCATACCATATTATGCTTTTAATCAATTCTCTCTATACACCCAAAGGTTGCAAGGCACAGGGGTGCTTGAGTATCATCTACCATATTAGTGAAATGCTTGCCTATTCTCACTGCTGTATGAACCCTCTGCTGTATATGATCTCACAGGATTCGCAAAAGCATCTGTTTAATCTTTTGTGCTGTGAAAAACTGTGCAGGAAGAACAGAGAAAAAGACACCAGTCAGAAGACTTTTGTTATTCAGAATGTAGCTTTCACAGCAGAGAGCTCTGTTGTTAAGAGTAACTGA
- the LOC116335037 gene encoding chemokine XC receptor 1-like isoform X2 — MDSVDTTTTSLDSTSYSYDYDYDELCNKTGVIQFGAIFTPVFFSIVVILSIFGNILVLVVLVKFENLKSLTNTFILNLAVSDLFFTASLPFWAYYNMHGWTLGEHACKIVNFIFCLGFYSSGILLILMTAHRYIAVINPLSDIVSTTGYYSIVASAIIWVVSILVSSLAFAASKVAESKYCVYADSFWSLWGIYQQNVLFIITSVVFMLCCTHIMCRLLHPVQRRRNKTLKLIFILMVVFLVGWVPYNVVIFLQSFSYWPRESDSLEDDCQYSKNLDYALEITRLFAFLQCCLNPVIVGVKVKSHLKNLLKISGPPNNNNNSFHSRQNQLTVTSLTNAEELSEVL; from the coding sequence ATGGATTCCGTAGATACTACCACCACCAGCCTTGACTCAACCTCGTACAGCTATGATTATGACTACGATGAACTCTGCAACAAAACAGGTGTCATCCAATTTGGAGCGATCTTCACTCCAGTGTTTTTCTCCATTGTGGTGATCCTCAGCATCTTTGGCAACATCCTGGTCCTCGTGGTGCTGGTCAAGTTTGAGAATTTGAAATCCCTCACCAACACCTTCATCCTGAATCTGGCTGTATCAGATCTcttcttcacagcttctctgcCCTTCTGGGCTTACTACAACATGCACGGATGGACCTTAGGGGAGCATGCATGCAAAATAGTGAACTTTATCTTCTGCCTTGGATTCTACAGCAGCGGTATCCTCCTCATCCTGATGACTGCTCACCGCTATATAGCTGTTATAAATCCTCTGTCTGACATTGTTTCCACCACAGGCTATTACAGTATTGTAGCATCTGCGATCATTTGGGTAGTTAGCATCCTGGTTTCCAGTCTAGCCTTCGCTGCCAGCAAAGTTGCAGAGTCAAAGTACTGTGTATATGCAGATTCTTTTTGGAGCTTGTGGGGAATCTACCAGCAAAACGTCCTCTTTATAATTACCTCAGTGGTATTCATGTTGTGCTGCACTCATATTATGTGCAGGTTGCTTCATCCTGTGCAAAGAAGACGAAACAAAACTTTGAAACTAATTTTTATTCTCATGGTTGTTTTCCTTGTTGGATGGGTACCTTACAATGTAGTGATATTTCTGCAGTCATTTTCCTACTGGCCGAGAGAAAGTGACTCATTAGAGGACGATTGTCAATATAGCAAAAACCTGGATTATGCGCTTGAGATTACTCGACTTTTTGCCTTTTTGCAATGCTGCCTTAACCCTGTGATTGTGGGGGTTAAAGTCAAAAGCCACCTAAAAAATCTCCTAAAGATTTCAGGCcccccaaacaacaacaacaacagctttcACAGTAGGCAAAACCAGCTCACAGTGACATCGTTAACAAATGCTGAAGAGCTGTCAGAGGTGCTGTGA
- the LOC116335037 gene encoding C-C chemokine receptor type 3-like isoform X4 — MANFTSTYDGVSDGAAYLCDTNVPGITGPFYILIFIVSIICNSLLLCVLFIYDNLKNITNIFILNLACSDLIFTITLLFWAVDHLHHWVFEDFVCKFVTAAFFVGLYSSVILLTAMTVDRFIAVVLHKLKINHAKRKKYAICSCIAAWVISISASLSDAVKVKVENFYGKNYCYDESEEKLGHYLQVSLLFFLPFAIIISCYSAILMTLLQALNRKKHKTVAVLLCIVAVFFICWGPYHIMLLIKALNTNKDCKVQKQLAVAYHISEMLAYSHCCMNPLLYMLSQKFRKHLLNLLRCENVSRKKRERSSSLNTSVTQNVAFSVQSSAV; from the coding sequence ATGGCAAACTTCACATCCACTTATGACGGAGTGAGTGATGGTGCTGCATACCTTTGTGATACTAATGTTCCTGGTATCACTGGTCCCTTCTACATCTTGATCTTCATCGTCAGTATCATATGCAACAGTCTCCTCTTATGTGTCCTTTTCATCTACGACAACCTGAAAAATATCACGAATATTTTCATCCTGAACCTGGCCTGCTCTGATTTGATCTTCACCATCACACTTCTGTTCTGGGCTGTTGATCACCTACACCACTGGGTCTTTGAGGACTTTGTCTGCAAATTCGTGACTGCTGCATTCTTTGTTGGTTTGTACAGCAGTGTCATTCTGCTAACTGCCATGACAGTGGATCGTTTTATTGCTGTGGTGCTGCACAAGTTAAAGATCAACCATGCTAAAAGGAAAAAGTATGCGATTTGTTCCTGTATAGCTGCCTGGGTCATCAGCATCTCAGCATCCCTGAGTGATGCTGTGAAAGTAAAGGTTGAAAACTTTTATGGTAAAAACTATTGCTATGATGAATCTGAAGAAAAGCTTGGACATTATCTCCAAGTGTCACTGCTATTCTTCCTCCCATTTGCCATCATTATTTCCTGCTATTCTGCCATCCTCATGACACTTTTACAAGCTTTAAACAGAAAGAAGCACAAGACTGTAGCTGTGCTGTTGTGTATTGTTGCAGTCTTTTTCATTTGCTGGGGGCCATACCATATTATGCTTTTAATCAAGGCTCTCAATACAAACAAAGATTGTAAGGTACAGAAACAGTTAGCAGTTGCCTACCATATTAGTGAAATGCTTGCCTATTCTCACTGCTGTATGAACCCTCTGCTGTATATGCTCTCACAGAAGTTTCGAAAGCATCTGTTGAATCTCTTGCGCTGTGAAAATGTgagcaggaagaagagagagagaagcagcagCCTCAACACTTCTGTTACTCAGAATGTAGCTTTCAGTGTACAGAGCTCTgctgtttaa
- the LOC120434353 gene encoding chemokine XC receptor 1-like: MANFTSTYDGVSTDAAYPCDINVPGITGPLYILIFILSVIGNSLLLCVLFIYEKLKNITNIFILNLACSDLIFTITLPFWAVDHLHHWVFGDFVCKFMTAAYFVGLYSSVILLTAMTVDRFIAVVLHKLKINHAKRKKYAICACIAAWVISISASLRDAVKVKVENWYGKNYCEPEFEDKLGRYLQVSLLFFLPFVIIIFCYSAILKTVLQGLNRKKFRTVVVLLCIVAAFFICWGPYHIMLLINSFYIPKDCKAQKTFYIAYHICEKLAYSHCCVNPLLCMLSQKLRKHLLNLLRCENVCRKNRETDTGQTVDFTAQRSAVQLELQNLPLNSHSLN, translated from the coding sequence ATGGCAAACTTCACATCCACTTATGATGGAGTGAGTACTGATGCTGCATACCCTTGTGATATTAATGTTCCTGGTATCACTGGTCCCCTCTACATCTTGATCTTCATCCTCAGTGTCATAGGCAACAGTCTCCTCTTATGTGTTCTTTTCATCTAcgagaaactgaaaaatatcaCGAATATTTTCATCCTGAACCTGGCCTGCTCTGATTTGATCTTCACCATCACACTTCCATTCTGGGCCGTTGATCATCTACACCACTGGGTTTTTGGAGACTTTGTCTGCAAATTCATGACTGCTGCATACTTTGTTGGTTTGTACAGCAGTGTCATTCTGCTGACTGCCATGACAGTGGATCGTTTTATTGCTGTGGTGCTGCACAAGTTAAAGATCAACCATGCTAAAAGGAAAAAGTATGCAATTTGTGCCTGTATAGCTGCCTGGGTCATCAGCATCTCAGCATCCCTGCGTGATGCTGTGAAAGTAAAGGTTGAAAACTGGTATGGTAAAAACTATTGCGAGCCTGAATTTGAAGACAAGCTTGGACGTTATCTCCAAGTGTCACTGCTATTCTTCCTCCCATTTGTCATCATTATTTTCTGCTATTCTGCCATCCTCAAGACAGTTTTGCAAGGTTTAAACAGAAAGAAGTTCAGGACTGTAGTTGTGCTGTTGTGTATTGTTGCAGCCTTTTTCATTTGCTGGGGGCCATACCATATTATGCTTTTAATCAACTCTTTCTATATACCGAAAGATTGTAAGgcacagaaaacattttatatCGCTTACCACATTTGTGAGAAACTTGCATATTCTCATTGCTGTGTAAACCCTCTGCTGTGTATGCTCTCACAGAAGTTGCGAAAGCATCTGTTGAATCTTTTGCGGTGTGAAAATGTGTGCAGAaagaacagagagacagacactgGTCAGACTGTAGATTTCACTGCACAGAGATCTGCTGTTCAGTTGGAACTGCAAAACCTTCCATTAAACAGCCACTCGTTAAATTAA